The DNA window GCCGAACCCGCGGCCGATGTTTCCGAACCCTCCCGGCCTGCTGCGCCTCGAGCCGCATTCGGAGGGCCTGCGCCAGCGCATCTGGTGGGGATCCGCCTCGAACGCGACCGCTGTATGGGCCGCGCAGCAGGGCATGAATCTCCAGAGTTCGACCCTGAAGGAGGACGAGACGGGCGAGCCCTTCCACATCCAGCAGGCCAAGCAGATCCGCCGTTACAGGCAAGCATGGACAGAGGCAGGGCACGCCCGCGCGCCTCGCGTGTCCGTCTCGCGCTCGATCTTCGCACTCGTGAGCGACCGTGACCGGGCTTATTTCGGTCGCGGCAAGGATAGCGATCAGATCGGCGTCATCGACGACATGCGGGCAATCTTCGGTCGCTCTTATGCAGCCGAGCCGGACAGGCTCGTGGAGGAGCTCAAGGCCGATGAGGCCATTGCCGAGGCCGACACGCTCCTTTTGACGGTGCCGAACCAGCTCGGTGTCGACTATAACGCCCATGTCATCGAGGCCATCCTGCAGCACGTCGCTCCGGCGCTGGGCTGGCGATGACACCGACGCCACGCCCGCACCGGCACCTTGACGGGCGTCTCACGACTTGAATGACAAGGAAGTTGAGAGGGCGATGGGGATAGTCGCCGAGGCCCTGGCCTCACGGCCTGTTGGCATTCTTCAGCCAGCGCTCGGCTGGTGTCGCCAGCATGGTGGTGAGAACCACGATCGCGGCGCCGGCACACACGGACAGGGACGGGATCTCGCCGAAATAGAGCCATCCTGCCGATCCCGAGAAGAGGATTGACAGATATCCGATGGGCGCAAGGAGGTGAGCCTCCTGTTTCTGGTAAGCCTGCAGCCAGCAATATTGGCCAAGCTGCGCCAGAACGCCGACGAGGATGATGCGGGGCGCTTCGTCCCACGGAATCGGCACCCAGACGACGGCTGCAGGAACGGATGTCAGGAGCGTCAGGCCAACCGTGTAGAAGAGCATCAAAACGACTGTGTCCTCCCCGGCAAGACGCCTCGTCTGAACGACCGCGAGAGAGCCGAAGAACACCGATCCGAAAGAAGCCAGCAGACCGAAGTTCCACGGGATCGCGTCGGGCCGCACCATGACGATAACGCCAAGGAATCCGAGCGCCGTGAAAGCGTAGCGTATCCGGCTCACATGCTCTCCCAGCATGAGGGCTGCCATCGCGAGGAGTACGAGCGGTCGCGTGAATCCGATGGCGGTCACCAGCGCCAGCGGCAAGACGGCGAA is part of the Microvirga terrae genome and encodes:
- a CDS encoding LLM class flavin-dependent oxidoreductase — protein: MKKIGFLSFGHWSPSPQSQTRSARDTLLQSIDLTMAAEELGADGAYFRVHHFARQLASPFPLLAAIGARTKRIEIGTAVIDMRYENPLYMAEDAGAADLISGGRLQLGISRGSPEQVIDGWRYFGYAPEEGQSDADMARHHTEMFLNVIKGEGFAEPNPRPMFPNPPGLLRLEPHSEGLRQRIWWGSASNATAVWAAQQGMNLQSSTLKEDETGEPFHIQQAKQIRRYRQAWTEAGHARAPRVSVSRSIFALVSDRDRAYFGRGKDSDQIGVIDDMRAIFGRSYAAEPDRLVEELKADEAIAEADTLLLTVPNQLGVDYNAHVIEAILQHVAPALGWR
- a CDS encoding DMT family transporter; the encoded protein is MALVTTMQAIVKAEGAIYPAVQLVFLRSLVGFLSVTPLVWRHRQKLTDLSNIRGHLARVAFNSAALTLNFAAFAVLPLALVTAIGFTRPLVLLAMAALMLGEHVSRIRYAFTALGFLGVIVMVRPDAIPWNFGLLASFGSVFFGSLAVVQTRRLAGEDTVVLMLFYTVGLTLLTSVPAAVVWVPIPWDEAPRIILVGVLAQLGQYCWLQAYQKQEAHLLAPIGYLSILFSGSAGWLYFGEIPSLSVCAGAAIVVLTTMLATPAERWLKNANRP